In Porites lutea chromosome 1, jaPorLute2.1, whole genome shotgun sequence, a single genomic region encodes these proteins:
- the LOC140943918 gene encoding uncharacterized protein, whose product MQLALLFLPLLITGTALGEAGWEEDEEYEEEEDDSQFAENYLRQYHYLSNTRSGNHDSTTAIKNFQKFFGLEQTGVLDDATLMQMRKPRCGVPDVDVGGGRRKRYSTGSKWFKTDLKYYQEFGDDMSHADQMRIITRAFKYWKDVAPRLKFTRINNRGQADFWVSFGRKTHSGVQGERQCGSPFDGPGNVLAHAYFPPDGRIHFDDDERYSEFGSSSGFWWWKKHTWGLLWVAVHEIGHALGLHHSDVKGSVMWPTASKGAPKLHQDDIKGIRSLYDGFTFVVENMQLALLFLPLLITGTALGEAGWEEDEEYEEEEDDSQFAENYLRQYHYLSNTRSGNHDSTTAIKNFQKFFGLEQTGVLDDATLMQMRKPRCGVPDVDVGGGRRKRYSTGSKWFKTDLKYYQEFGDDMSHADQMRIITRAFKYWKDVAPRLKFTRINNRGQADFWVSFGRKTHSGVQGERQCGSPFDGPGNVLAHAYFPPDGRIHFDDDERYSEFGSSSGFWWWKKHTWGLLWVAVHEIGHALGLHHSDVKGSVMWPTASKGAPKLHQDDIKGIRSLYG is encoded by the exons ATGCAGCTTGCTTTGCTATTCCTTCCGCTACTGATTACAGGGACTGCTCTTGGTGAGGCTGGATGGGAAGAAGATGAAGAATACGAAGAGGAAGAAGATGATTCGCAGTTCGCTGAG AACTACTTAAGACAATACCATTACTTATCAAACACCAGGTCAGGAAATCATGACAGTACCACAGCaataaaaaatttccagaaattctTTGGACTCGAACAAACGGGAGTCCTGGACGATGCAACTTTAATGCAGATGAGAAAGCCCCGATGTGGAGTCCCGGATGTAGATGTTGGTGGAGGGCGCCGCAAACGTTACTCCACAGGTAGCAAGTGGTTCAAGACTGATCTGAAGTATTACCAGGAGTTTGGGGACGATATGTCACACGCTGATCAGATGAGGATCATAACCCGCGCTTTTAAATACTGGAAGGACGTTGCACCGAGACTAAAATTTACCAGAATCAATAATCGAGGCCAAGCCGACTTTTGGGTGAG CTTTGGACGCAAGACCCACTCTGGTGTACAGGGAGAACGTCAATGCGGTTCCCCATTTGATGGACCAGGGAACGTCTTGGCGCATGCATATTTTCCACCCGATGGACGAATCCATTTCGACGATGATGAGCGATACTCAGAGTTTGGAAGTTCGTCAGGGTTTTGGTGGTGGAAAAAGCATACTTGGGGACTTTTGTGGGTAGCGGTACACGAGATTGGACACGCATTGGGTCTACATCACTCTGATGTTAAAGGCTCAGTGATGTGGCCTACAGCAAGCAAAGGAGCACCGAAATTGCACCAAGATGACATAAAAGGCATAAGGTCGCTCTACG ACGGTTTCACCTTTGTCGTGGAGAACATGCAGCTTGCTTTGCTATTCCTTCCGCTACTGATTACAGGGACTGCTCTTGGTGAGGCTGGATGGGAAGAAGATGAAGAATACGAAGAGGAAGAAGATGATTCGCAGTTCGCTGAG AACTACTTAAGACAATACCATTACTTATCAAACACCAGGTCAGGAAATCATGACAGTACCACAGCaataaaaaatttccagaaattctTTGGACTCGAACAAACGGGAGTCCTGGACGATGCAACTTTAATGCAGATGAGAAAGCCCCGATGTGGAGTCCCGGATGTAGATGTTGGTGGAGGGCGCCGCAAACGTTACTCCACAGGTAGCAAGTGGTTCAAGACTGATCTGAAGTATTACCAGGAGTTTGGGGACGATATGTCACACGCTGATCAGATGAGGATCATAACCCGCGCTTTTAAATACTGGAAGGACGTTGCACCGAGACTAAAATTTACCAGAATCAATAATCGAGGCCAAGCCGACTTTTGGGTGAG CTTTGGACGCAAGACCCACTCTGGTGTACAGGGAGAACGTCAATGCGGTTCCCCATTTGATGGACCAGGGAACGTCTTGGCGCATGCATATTTTCCACCCGATGGACGAATCCATTTCGACGATGATGAGCGATACTCAGAGTTTGGAAGTTCGTCAGGGTTTTGGTGGTGGAAAAAGCATACTTGGGGACTTTTGTGGGTAGCGGTACACGAGATTGGACACGCATTGGGTCTACATCACTCTGATGTTAAAGGCTCAGTGATGTGGCCTACAGCAAGCAAAGGAGCACCGAAATTGCACCAAGATGACATAAAAGGCATAAGGTCGCTCTACG GATAG